Below is a genomic region from Anoplopoma fimbria isolate UVic2021 breed Golden Eagle Sablefish chromosome 20, Afim_UVic_2022, whole genome shotgun sequence.
tGTTCAGTATTGTGCAAGCTGCTCACTGTCACAGTATCATGGCTCACTGGGACACTAGTGCTTTTTTGAAACTATAAGTCAAAAATGTCTACGGGGGAAAAGCCTACTGGACAGCATCTGTTGTGCGATGCATgactcaaaagaaaaaaactaagatGATTTGAAAGTGATACCTTGGGGATCATAAAAATATTTGCTTAATACAAACAGTAAAGCCACATCTGGAcagaaagttaaataaaataagcagGTGCCTGTGTAACAATGTTGCATTGTAcatcttttctgttttaagaaaatgtgttgtGCTGCAAATATAAGCCTGGCAGGCCTGCAAAGAACTATAAAGTGCTGCTAAACGTTTGGTGAAGATATGCAAATGAAGGCGCATTACCTTGAAGCTGAGAATAGAACCGATGAAGAGCAGCACGATGAGGACCAAGCACACGTTACTGAGAGCAGCGATCTCCTCTTTGTAGGGGAAGTTATCAGGCTGCAGGGAGTAATGAAAAAACATAAGCAGCAGACAGTTCATTTTAAGTAAAAGGAGAACCGGTCGCTAGATAGCAGAGGCATCTGTAGCTGTATTTCGATCTATTTTTCTGCGAAGAGTAAAACATTTGAGGTTTCtcaccagctgctgcaggtaATCCTGTACTGTGTTTGGGTAAACCACGATGCTGACAGCGACCAGGGTGTTGAGTGCAAAGTCAAATATTTGGTAGCAGAAGAACGGGATGATCCAGGCTGCACGCAGCTGAAACAgagatatgtgttttttttaggtagTTATGGTGATGTATTTATATGAGAGCAGTAGAGAAACAAGCTGAGCTCCTTGACCAACTCTGTGGACATAAATCAGAGCTTGAACTGGGTCACATACAGTGTTCAGGATAATAAAATTGATGGCGATGGTTATTGGATCCGTTCTATTTTCAAAGACTTCAAAAATAGATGTAGTGTAAGTATTTAAAGCAGTAGCGTGGCAACATTCATATCTTTTTCAAACAGTTTGAAAACCGTTTATGTTATGgaaatgaacacatgaagaTTCTCTGAACTGACAAACAAAATCAGCATTAATTGTAATCAGCAGCGCTGTGCGAGTATCGTCTTATGAATCATTAGTTTACCTTGTATGCACCATATGTTGCCATCCCACATATCAGTATCATCAGCAGAGAGATGGCTGAGGCGATGCACATgtctgaggcagagagaggagaagttAAAAGTCAGAGTAAGGTCACTTTGGCTCCGGCAAGTGATTTGGATTTTCAAATcaaatttgtgaaaatgttcacATCATGTTAAGCTGAAAAACTAATTCTGCAAAAGAGATAAACGACAAGCCGCATCTGTCAACCAGACATGAATTAAGCTCTACGCTCCATGTCAGCCTGACCTCATATCAAAATAACTAATCATTGAGTTACATAAGCACAGCGCCGGGCAAATACCTACACACAAGTTTATGTGGCGGTACTGGGAAACATTGATCCGTCCTGTGACCCATTAGAATGCCATGCACATCTATAATGTGAAACCCTGAGTCACAGGATGATTCACATTTGCTCATAAAAGTGTATGAAGAGGCAATACACAGTATAAGCACGTCAAGTCGATACGGACACTCCTATaatcactctccttttagctctgtttttggtccccaccaactcctgagagaaATGTATTTCACCTCAGcttctaaatgctccactttgttctaTCTCAATAGAAACAGTTGTCTGCTGCTGCGGAAAACACAATATGGATACGTTCACAATGCAAGCTTTAGTGCAGTGGAAGCCAGCGAGTATGAAAACAAGGATGAGGATAAAGAGAGCCAAATGTTTAATGGTGTCTTTTTGTGGAGCTATGGCTGCTATTTCAGTACagaggtgtgtgtatgtggatgCAGAAGAGTTGGGATTGTTATGAGAATGGCTTCCCGGTGCAGAATTGGGCCAAATATCGATCTAGACTGACATGAAAGTTGCATGGATTTTGATACGATTCCAGACTCTGTAAAAAGCAATTAATTCTGAGCTCTTCAGCGCAACCAAAGTTATTCTCCTGAGCCCAACAGTCAAATTACAAAAGTTCTTTGAAACTTccactgaactgcaggctgctgaacacagagcagaggctgtaaaaatgtttatagttaaaaaataaaaataaaaataaaaatatatatatatatatataaatatataacacatggAGCCtccatttatttctaaaattggtaacacattttatatacaaCTTGGAAACAAGTTGTATATAAAGATTCCATTGTTTGataatgtttataaaataaaatatcaaagaaattcaactttttttaacttttttatgattaataCTAAGGTAACTTTTATCATACtgcaaaaatacatgttttagttttctctacttctagccatggTTGGGCCGTTTCCATAGagttgcaggacttttatatgtattatattatattatataatgcagtgaaaatcaaggccacagagagaaaaatgtaaccGGAGCAAAATACTCCCGGAAAGtgcttggggttcagagggttaaggACCAAATATGCAAGTGGCCCAAACCTGAAAAGATCAGATTCCATTTGATCTGAGCTGTTCACACTGTTATGAAACATAGCGATCTGTGTCTGatatgtacaaataaaaatcGAATTCAGGCCACTTTTGCCTGCAGTGTGAGCGTAGCTATGAGAGCGGCAAACTATCTATTTGAAAAAAGTTCAATTAGTGTGACGTGGTACaagaaatcaacattttgtCCACAAATAGCAGGGGAATATGCTTTGTCTGTCTCACAGCTTTATGTCctcttttgaaaatgtgatgCTGTGACTGGCTGCTGTGCAGGCTTTGATGCTGTATTCAATTATATGTTTGAGCCAATGCccgaaaaaaagaacaacaaacaaaagcacgGCATCAAACACATGCTGAGCtatttggcttaaaataaaataaatatctgatttATTATTCAGCGGAATAAGCTGCATATTTCCAACCCCGTATGGAGTGGCAGAAGGTTAAAaattcagagaaacacaaaatagCTGTGAATACAGCTTGTTGTCTGTCAAATCGGAATATTCAACAACCCTAAATGAAATAAGCAATATCATAGTGTTCTTGTTCCTACGGACAGGCTGACTGTGTTCCTGATGCATGGTCCGGCCCAGCCTGCAGCATCATAGGACACCCTTATCCCTCAGAACTGGGACAACACAGTCCTTCCCAATCAGAGGCGACCAGCAGCGTGTGCTGCGGCCCACCTCCAGTCAGACTGGTCCAGTGTTCACTGGTCTGGTAGGCATGGCATTTTCAAAAGGCTCTGCACAGATGGACATCAGGCTTGTCTGTGGCTGTGGCCGTTTGGTTATAAAATAAGGAGGTGCTGACCATCGTCTAGACAAACATGTCATGTGTGAGGTCCCGctaataactaaataaattgtTCTATTAGTCAATCGACAACCCTGCAAGCAGAGATGAAGTCATCTGTCACGGTCAGCTGTAGGAGATTCAGTTTAAGGTAgaacaaaaacactgcagaggTTTCAGACAGAATGCAAACAAGCTGTTAACCTGAACAAATGTTATTATATGAAACAGAAACCTTCAGATAGTagaatgcaaaaataataagaacTACACAGccaataatagtaatgtgaggCCACATATAGTACATTTAGTGGCCCTCTGGGCTACTTACTGGCGTCATCCATGACATCCAGGTCATTAGCCAACTCAGCGCTGGTCAGGTGGTACTGCTCAGGATCACTGAGCGCTGTGAGCAGGATGAGTAACACCACGGCATTGATGAGCTTAGGGAGACGAGGACAGAAGAGGACATATGGGTAGATAGAGGCAACAACATGgacggggggaggggggttaaaAGCAGAACGGTGAGCAGGAAAAAAGGCAGATGCTGAAGGTATTCtgacatgtcattttttaaacatttcacaatgCACATGTTAACACAGTGGCTCTAGAAACCCCAAACGTGATAAGAACTTTTCCTAGAGATGTGTTTAATGACATATCTGCAGTAAAAGCTCTAAATCCAGGCACATACATAAGGCTTTGTATTGGTCTGGCTGACGCAGCTCATTATGCAGATGACTCATACATCCCCATTGATCAGGTGAATGTAACGGAACATTCTCTGCAGTCAATGGGCCGGACACAAAAGCTGCTACCTGGAGAGGCCAAATGCTGATTTATTCATATGGAGGATTTTTCCACAAGGGGTGTTGGGTTTAGTTAACCCTCTCGTCTGCACATTCAGATAAACACAGGGATGCAGTCAAAAGAGTGTACATTTTCATGTTCTGATTAAGTAAGAACATGTTGGAAAATACCACATTATGAGTTATTACTTAAGGTTCCTTAGGGTAAGAACAATGATGTATAAAATAAAGGATGTAGAGGAGGATAAACCCATATGGAATTCAGTGACTAATGCTCATTTATATATACAGGAGGCTCCTTTATAGGCCCCTATATACCTCAGTACTGAAAGTATAACGAAATTATATCATttcaagattaaaaaagaaatttaaacattttctgtaagtaaaaaaagatcTGCTTTATAATGAGAATAGCACGCATGTTAACGCTGCACACATTCTGAACGCTTCCTGATGAAGTCATGTTCTCCTGCTGGTTTCTGGATGCCTCCACACAGACGGTGAGTGACGGACGATAGGCGGTGCTTACCATGTACCAGACCCCGAGGATGATGGTTCCTGTGCGGACATGGCAGCACAGGCAGCAGCTCGCGGAGAACCAGCGGTCCCACGGGGAGATCATCATCTTGTCCGCTTGTCTGCTCACAACTGCGCGAGCATTAAAGCGAAGAAGACGTTTATAAAAGAACGAAAGTGCGCGCGCTGCCCAGTCACGCCCGCTGAGCGTTGTTCCTCGTTAATGACCAACGGGCTCCGACTGACCTGTCCGGTGCTTATCACCGCGAGCGGCTTAACGGAACGGAGCGGCGTCAAGCTAGCGTCAGTGAAAAATGCGTTTTccggtttcaaaataaaaccccttTAATTAATTCGTGTTGACGTTGTTTAGTATGAAAAATGTTTAGGCATAACCACATTCCATTCTCTCATTTATGATCTAAATGCAATCTATCAATATACACACACCATTATTAGTTACTCTGAATCAGATATTGAACAATGTGTGTCTGTTGTCTCCAATATTGCATCATTGCAACTAACTATTAATTGATAACTCAACTATCAATTAATCTACCAATCATTTCCCAGATTAATCGATAGTTGTTTAGTCTACTACATGTTCAGAAATAGTCTGACATTGCCAATGAACGTTTCTCAGAATCCAGGTGAACCCGCACAAAACGGGGCCTGAAAGAGGCGTACGCCACTTCCCACGCAAACGTTGTGCACCTGTACGGGAACTCTGACACATGCGGTCGAACAGTTTGGAGACACACATAGTGGGGGTGTTGAACTGAAGTCAGATTGaacaaatgaaatgtgagaggcatttcatttcacttcattGCATATGTTACTTTAAATGACGTGTCTTCATCATAGACAGTCAAACCAGCAGTGTCAGTTGCGCTTCTAGTACTAGTGAGCTTTAACTTTTCCACAAGCACCTTTCAGTtgtaaagagacacaaaccaacCACGGAgggaaaataaaccaaaacaaccGACAGAAGAGGAACAAAATCACGTTAGCTGAGTTTCAAATCTGGCAGGAGATTTCAATTTTCGAGCAACTTTAATTCCCCTATTTTTTTGATGAGTAAAATCGCTGCAGTGAACATGAATTTATCCATTAATTTATGGTTTATTCCATAGGGACAGATACAACATACTGAACTCAAACTGAACAGCTATCCGATGCCAGTATCAGAGCTCAGTGGAGTCACCATGGTGACTGTCACACACTCTGCCTTCTCCACTCACCTCACCTGGAAAATGTTCACCACCTACACATGGGGATTGTGTCAACTAGCAAAGTCTGGAAATAAAACCAGGGCGAGGTCTCATACAATCACTCCATATCCTCATTATCAGTCattatcaaaataacaaaagaaaacataaatgaatgaataaattaaattcctGTGTGATGTTTTCCTATCaaactttctttatttaaaggacATCCAGGTAGGTGGATCCACTGATAGTAGTGGTCATTTTGTAAGCAATCAGTCTGATTGCtgtaaacatataaatactgTGGTGACAGTTGTAATGTGTAATGCTTGGACAATAGATGTAAATGGAAGAATTAGGAGGGAACGAGTTCCTCCTCTCGGTAGTTGGCGTGAATCCCCGTAAAGAACCATTGATCAGCAGGCTTCATAAGGTGCTTTGCATTGACCATTTCTGGTTGAATGTGGGTGTGTAGAGGACGGGATGTGAGGCAGATCCAGCTGCGCATATAAAGGTTGATTTGGGATTTATAAAACTGGCAGGCGTACGCAAGGTtttataaatctgaatattttttggcATACGAACATTTACTCATTTGTATATATGCAAACATTAAGCGGGGATCCTACACACTGTTTTCTAAATGGAACCCCATTGAcagttaaagaaaacacagtcaTTAGTGTCAGAGGTTCAGCACACGAGGCAAAAGACAGTCCGAGAAAAGCAGAGTACATTACCAGGTAAAGAAGATCAGAGGGAGAAATTACTGGAACGTTTAAAACGGAGGTTCTAAGAATAACTGGCACAGATATAGGGGAGCACACAGACTAAATAAtccagggaggaggaggggtaaTTAGGAACAGGTAAAGCTGATTAGGGCGGGaaacacagaaggttgtccggAATGAGAAGGAGAAAtgagtgacaaaataaaacaggaaacccCAAAGATTCAGGAAGGACAAAGGTAAGGAAGTACTGAATGTAATGAATGGTTTAGTTAGGAACGAATGGGTTGTGTAGTGTACGGATCAGCTGCAAGCACATCTCTCAAAAAGGTAGATAATAATCAATATCAGGCTTTGAGGTTGTCTACGGTGCATTTAAAACAACCCAAATAGCGACATTGAAATAAAGCCACAGTAtggcatgtcaaaaaagtcataaaatagtcaaagtatagtactttgaaaaaatgttgTCAAAGTCATACAAAAACCATAGAAAAGTATGTCAACAAAGTCAttgtgtagtatgtcgaaaaaaatcctgaaaagtcatagtatagtattgttctgtgttgttttttatttataatttggtTTTCTGCTATTATCCACAGAGCTCTTTCACCAGAGATGAGCTCATAAACATGAGGGAAACAACTCCAGCCTACT
It encodes:
- the LOC129109899 gene encoding lysosomal-associated transmembrane protein 4B-like, which gives rise to MMISPWDRWFSASCCLCCHVRTGTIILGVWYMLINAVVLLILLTALSDPEQYHLTSAELANDLDVMDDANMCIASAISLLMILICGMATYGAYKLRAAWIIPFFCYQIFDFALNTLVAVSIVVYPNTVQDYLQQLPDNFPYKEEIAALSNVCLVLIVLLFIGSILSFKAYLIACVWNCYRYVSGRGASEILLYVTTNDTTVLLPPYDDSVSVPPKKAPPPYSTATA